One window of the Klebsiella oxytoca genome contains the following:
- a CDS encoding amino acid permease — MSKIWSKEETLWSFALYGTAVGAGTLFLPIQLGSAGAVVLFITALVAWPLTYWPHKALSQFILSANIAPGEGITGAVNHYYGKKIGSLITGLYFLAFFVVVLIYAVAITNSLAEQLSRHVPITPQVRALLSLGVVLVLNLIFLMGRHVTIKVMGFLVFPLIACFLFLSIYLMGSWQPAYLTSQMQLTSHTFHQIWISIPVMVFAFSHTPIMSTFAIDQQEKYGDRAMGKCKKIMKVAYTLICASVLFFVFSCLLSIPASYIETARNQGVTILSALSMMPGSPAWLAIAGIIVAVVAMSKSFLGTYFGVIEGASEIVKTSLAQAGIRKSRAFNRAMSILLVSTLTFVVCFINPNAISMIYAISGPLIAMILFIMPTLSTYLIPALKPYRSAGNVITLIVGLLCVSVMFFS; from the coding sequence ATGTCTAAAATTTGGTCTAAAGAAGAAACTCTATGGAGTTTTGCCTTATATGGCACTGCTGTCGGCGCTGGCACGTTATTCTTGCCGATCCAACTGGGATCCGCTGGCGCTGTTGTTCTCTTCATCACAGCGCTGGTCGCCTGGCCGCTGACCTACTGGCCGCATAAAGCGCTGAGCCAGTTTATCCTCTCTGCCAACATCGCCCCGGGCGAGGGGATTACCGGCGCCGTTAATCATTACTATGGTAAAAAAATCGGCAGCCTGATTACCGGTCTCTATTTTCTCGCTTTTTTTGTCGTGGTGCTGATCTACGCCGTCGCCATTACCAACTCGCTCGCAGAGCAGCTATCCCGACATGTGCCCATCACGCCACAGGTACGAGCGCTGCTCAGCCTGGGCGTAGTGCTGGTGCTAAATCTGATCTTTCTGATGGGCCGCCACGTCACGATTAAAGTGATGGGTTTTTTAGTCTTCCCGCTGATCGCCTGTTTCTTATTCCTCTCCATCTATTTAATGGGCAGCTGGCAGCCTGCATATCTGACCAGCCAGATGCAGCTGACTTCGCACACGTTCCACCAAATCTGGATCTCTATTCCCGTGATGGTTTTCGCTTTTAGCCATACGCCGATCATGTCGACTTTTGCTATCGATCAGCAGGAGAAATACGGCGATCGGGCCATGGGTAAATGCAAAAAAATCATGAAGGTGGCCTATACCCTTATCTGCGCCAGCGTACTGTTTTTCGTCTTCAGCTGCCTGCTGTCGATACCGGCCAGCTATATTGAAACCGCGCGCAATCAGGGCGTTACTATTCTTTCCGCGCTGTCGATGATGCCGGGTTCACCGGCGTGGCTGGCGATCGCCGGGATTATTGTGGCGGTAGTAGCGATGTCGAAATCCTTCCTTGGCACCTATTTTGGCGTAATTGAGGGAGCCAGCGAAATCGTCAAAACCTCTCTCGCCCAGGCAGGTATTCGTAAGAGCCGCGCGTTTAACCGGGCGATGTCGATTCTGCTGGTATCGACCCTGACTTTCGTGGTGTGCTTTATCAATCCTAACGCGATATCAATGATTTACGCCATCAGCGGCCCGCTTATTGCGATGATTCTGTTTATCATGCCGACCCTGTCCACCTATCTTATTCCGGCGCTAAAACCGTATCGTTCGGCAGGTAACGTCATAACCCTGATCGTTGGTCTGCTCTGCGTTTCGGTGATGTTCTTTAGCTAA
- a CDS encoding helix-turn-helix transcriptional regulator, translated as MESILLYTDDNIIGRSIHDYMIAKAKHITTLNFQDIVKGVNAPATTTVIINIIHKDIPASTAVSLLNTLRKRLANCAMLVLIVKNELSILFRELINMENLLILNEKSSLSAFDAILSSPQSAIDCRALCTRRKLTARELQVLELVIACNNNKRIAALLKIDHKTVHSHKVHIMKKLEMNSSRIMKSTIVNMHQC; from the coding sequence TTGGAAAGCATATTACTGTATACCGATGACAACATCATCGGGCGATCAATCCATGATTATATGATCGCGAAAGCTAAACACATCACTACCCTGAACTTTCAGGACATTGTTAAGGGGGTGAATGCCCCTGCAACCACAACCGTCATTATAAACATCATCCATAAAGACATCCCTGCTTCCACGGCGGTCTCATTACTGAACACTTTGCGCAAACGCCTGGCGAATTGCGCCATGCTGGTCCTGATAGTAAAAAACGAGCTTTCCATTCTGTTCCGCGAACTCATTAACATGGAAAATCTATTGATTTTAAACGAGAAATCATCTCTTTCAGCTTTCGATGCTATCCTCAGCAGCCCCCAGAGCGCCATTGACTGCCGGGCGCTATGCACCCGCCGTAAGCTGACGGCCAGAGAACTTCAGGTCCTGGAGTTAGTCATTGCCTGCAACAACAATAAAAGAATTGCCGCTCTCCTCAAAATTGACCACAAAACGGTACATAGTCATAAGGTACATATTATGAAAAAGCTGGAAATGAATAGCTCACGAATAATGAAAAGCACAATAGTCAATATGCATCAGTGCTGA
- a CDS encoding EAL domain-containing protein, whose amino-acid sequence MNATLFSDHHLSRSDITVRYVFQKMFSPQGTLVAVECLSRFDRLSISPENFFRYANTGLRESIFMEQLALIEKHKQWFNKNHISATINVDDHILNVLLRPEIKELVERIGCVHFEVTENSNKLLNNALATWNDPQSTTLWLDDFGSGNAGINAIRGYHFDYVKIDKDFFWHLMQKDSGRPLMDALVTFLSRNHHNVIIEGVESEAHKKWLQGMEWFAIQGHYWQEVSIDQLVKEDITA is encoded by the coding sequence ATGAACGCAACTCTGTTTTCTGACCATCATTTATCACGTAGCGATATAACCGTTCGTTATGTCTTTCAAAAAATGTTCTCCCCGCAAGGCACTCTCGTCGCCGTTGAATGCCTCAGCCGTTTCGATCGTCTGTCTATATCCCCGGAAAACTTCTTTCGCTATGCCAATACGGGATTACGTGAAAGCATTTTTATGGAGCAGCTGGCACTCATAGAGAAGCATAAACAATGGTTTAATAAGAACCATATCTCGGCAACTATTAACGTAGATGACCATATCCTCAACGTGTTGCTCAGGCCTGAGATTAAAGAACTCGTTGAGCGCATCGGTTGCGTCCATTTTGAAGTTACCGAGAACTCCAATAAATTATTAAATAATGCTCTCGCTACCTGGAATGATCCGCAAAGCACCACGCTCTGGCTCGATGATTTCGGCTCAGGCAACGCGGGTATTAACGCCATTCGCGGCTATCATTTTGATTATGTTAAAATCGATAAGGACTTCTTCTGGCATTTAATGCAAAAAGATTCCGGTCGCCCATTGATGGATGCGCTGGTCACCTTCCTTTCCCGCAACCATCATAATGTCATAATTGAAGGCGTAGAAAGTGAAGCCCATAAGAAGTGGTTACAAGGTATGGAATGGTTTGCTATTCAGGGGCACTACTGGCAGGAAGTCAGTATTGACCAACTGGTCAAAGAAGATATCACAGCTTAA
- a CDS encoding fimbrial protein yields MSLMKKLTLFIGLMAMGTTSAWAYCTRLSQPTVSLDMVVGRIVVPPDLPVGSVIVSRDWTMSAPGGASYSCSAGNNRFVAKIVASGATDLGNKIYSTNVPGIGLRFSRGGATVNIIYPGVYSNYATRTANYSLEGSRFTLEVIKTASVTGSGTLAAGKYTTYDWENGNNPILETRLSANAITVVSPSCTILSGKNMNVDVGTIKRSDLKGVGTTAGGKDFNIELQCSGGLSESGYANIQTSFSGTLATGTTVARGALLNEKSGSSLAKGVGIQVLKDGVPLEFNKKYSAGSLRTQETRYITLPLHARFYQYAPTTSTGEVESHMIFNLTYD; encoded by the coding sequence ATGTCGCTAATGAAAAAACTGACGCTTTTTATTGGCTTAATGGCGATGGGGACAACCTCGGCATGGGCGTACTGTACGCGACTTTCCCAGCCGACGGTGAGCCTGGACATGGTGGTTGGACGAATAGTGGTACCGCCCGATCTTCCGGTCGGATCGGTGATTGTCTCCCGCGACTGGACAATGTCGGCGCCGGGTGGGGCAAGCTATAGCTGTTCGGCCGGTAATAACCGCTTTGTGGCCAAAATCGTTGCCTCCGGGGCGACGGATCTGGGGAATAAAATTTATTCCACCAACGTGCCCGGGATAGGTCTGCGCTTTAGCCGCGGCGGCGCGACGGTAAATATTATCTATCCTGGCGTGTATTCTAACTACGCGACAAGAACTGCTAACTACTCGCTGGAAGGCTCGCGCTTTACGCTGGAAGTGATTAAAACCGCGAGCGTCACCGGTAGCGGTACCCTTGCGGCGGGCAAGTACACCACGTATGACTGGGAGAACGGCAATAACCCGATTCTTGAGACGCGCCTGAGCGCCAATGCGATAACCGTGGTGTCGCCCTCATGTACCATCCTGAGCGGCAAAAATATGAACGTTGATGTTGGCACCATTAAGCGGAGCGATCTGAAAGGCGTCGGCACCACCGCCGGAGGAAAGGATTTTAATATTGAGCTGCAGTGCAGCGGCGGCTTAAGCGAGTCGGGATACGCCAATATTCAGACCTCTTTCTCCGGTACTCTGGCGACCGGTACCACGGTGGCCCGAGGCGCGTTGCTAAATGAAAAATCCGGTTCCTCATTGGCGAAAGGGGTAGGTATTCAGGTGCTAAAGGATGGTGTACCGCTGGAATTCAACAAGAAATACAGCGCCGGGTCGCTGCGCACACAAGAAACGCGCTATATCACCCTGCCTCTGCACGCGCGCTTCTATCAGTATGCGCCGACCACCAGTACCGGTGAGGTGGAGTCACACATGATCTTTAACCTGACGTACGATTAA
- a CDS encoding fimbria/pilus outer membrane usher protein — protein sequence MKQRSICPGRLSTAIAVALCCFPPFSSGQENPGTIYQFNDGFIVGSREKVDLSRFSTSAISEGVYSLDVYTNGEWKGRYDLKITTGKDGKMGVCYTKAMLMQYGISPEKFNPQLSEKEGFCGRLQEWRNEENVKDTLIQSSLRLDIAVPQIYEDQRLKNFVSPEFWDKGVAALNLGWMANAWNSHTSSNSGSDNSSAYLGVNAGLSWDGWLLKHIGNLNWQQQGKAHWNSNQTYLQRPIPQINSIVSGGQIFTNGEFFDTIGLRGINLATDDNMFPDGMRSYAPEIRGVAQSNALVTVRQGSNIIYQTTVPPGPFTLQDVYPSGYGSDLEVSVKEADGSVEVFSVPYASVAQLLRPGMTRYALSAGKVDDSSLRNKPMLYQGTWQRGLNNLFTGYTGVTGFDDYQAFLLGTGMNTGIGALSFDVTHSRLKSDTLDEHGQSYRATFNRMFTETQTSIVLAAYRYSTKGYYNLNDALYAVDREKNYSSSYTVWRQKNGMTFTVNQNLPDGWGGFYLSGRVADYWNRSGTEKQYQFSYNNMYGRLSWSVSAQRVYTPDSSGHRRDDRVSFNFSYPLWFGENRTANLTSNTSFNNSRFASSQIGVNGSLDSENNINYGVSTTTSTGGQHDVALNGSYRTPWTTLNGSYSQGEGYRQSGVGASGTLIAHRHGVVFSPESGTTMALIEAKDAAGAMLPGSPGTRIDSNGYAILPYLRPYRINSVEIDPKGSSDDVAFGSTVAQVVPWEGSVVKVSFDTTVQNNITLQARQANGLPLPFAATIFNPSGKEIGVVGQGSMMFISDASAPQATVKWSGGQCSVDLSQDKSKETQCR from the coding sequence ATGAAGCAGAGGTCAATCTGCCCGGGAAGATTAAGCACGGCTATTGCGGTAGCGCTGTGCTGCTTTCCGCCATTTTCCAGCGGACAGGAAAACCCGGGAACGATCTATCAGTTTAACGATGGTTTTATCGTCGGCAGTCGCGAGAAGGTCGACCTGTCGCGTTTTTCTACCAGCGCTATCAGCGAGGGCGTCTATTCTCTCGATGTTTATACCAACGGCGAGTGGAAAGGGCGTTACGACCTGAAAATCACGACCGGTAAAGATGGCAAAATGGGCGTCTGCTATACCAAAGCGATGCTGATGCAATACGGGATTTCGCCGGAAAAGTTCAACCCGCAGCTCAGCGAGAAAGAAGGCTTCTGCGGGCGTCTGCAGGAGTGGCGTAACGAAGAGAACGTAAAAGACACGCTGATTCAATCCTCCCTGAGGCTGGATATCGCGGTACCGCAAATCTACGAAGATCAGCGCCTGAAAAACTTTGTCAGCCCGGAATTCTGGGATAAAGGCGTTGCGGCGCTGAATCTAGGCTGGATGGCTAACGCCTGGAACAGCCATACCTCATCGAACAGCGGTTCCGATAATAGCAGCGCCTATCTTGGCGTTAACGCGGGTCTGTCGTGGGACGGCTGGCTGCTTAAGCATATCGGTAACCTGAACTGGCAGCAGCAGGGGAAAGCGCACTGGAACAGTAACCAGACTTACCTGCAAAGACCTATTCCGCAGATTAACTCAATAGTCAGCGGCGGGCAGATTTTTACTAACGGCGAGTTTTTCGACACGATTGGTTTGCGTGGGATCAATCTGGCGACCGATGACAATATGTTTCCGGACGGTATGCGCTCCTACGCCCCGGAAATTCGCGGCGTTGCGCAAAGCAACGCCCTGGTGACGGTGCGTCAGGGTAGCAATATTATCTATCAGACCACGGTGCCGCCGGGGCCGTTTACCCTGCAGGATGTTTATCCCTCCGGCTACGGTAGCGACCTTGAGGTTTCGGTTAAAGAGGCCGATGGGTCGGTCGAAGTGTTCAGCGTACCTTATGCCTCGGTGGCGCAGCTGCTGCGTCCCGGGATGACCCGCTACGCGCTCTCTGCCGGTAAGGTTGACGACAGTTCGCTGCGTAATAAACCGATGCTCTATCAGGGAACCTGGCAGCGTGGGTTGAATAATCTGTTTACCGGCTATACCGGCGTCACCGGATTTGACGACTATCAGGCGTTTCTGCTGGGCACCGGGATGAACACCGGCATCGGCGCGCTGTCGTTCGACGTCACCCATTCGCGGCTGAAGAGCGATACCCTCGATGAGCATGGCCAAAGCTATCGCGCCACCTTTAACCGCATGTTTACCGAAACCCAGACCAGCATCGTGCTGGCGGCGTATCGCTACTCTACCAAAGGCTACTACAACCTGAACGACGCGCTGTACGCCGTCGATCGGGAAAAGAACTACAGCAGCAGCTATACCGTATGGCGGCAGAAAAACGGTATGACGTTTACCGTGAACCAGAATCTGCCGGACGGCTGGGGCGGTTTTTATCTCAGCGGTCGGGTAGCGGATTACTGGAACCGTTCAGGGACGGAAAAACAGTACCAGTTTAGTTACAACAATATGTACGGTCGGCTCTCGTGGTCGGTTAGTGCCCAGCGAGTCTATACCCCGGATAGCTCCGGTCATCGCCGCGACGATCGCGTGTCGTTCAACTTCAGCTACCCGCTCTGGTTTGGGGAAAACCGCACCGCTAACCTGACGTCCAACACTTCGTTTAATAATTCGCGTTTCGCCAGCTCGCAGATTGGCGTTAATGGTTCGCTGGATAGCGAAAACAACATTAACTACGGCGTGTCGACAACGACCTCCACCGGCGGCCAGCACGATGTTGCGCTGAACGGCAGCTACCGTACCCCGTGGACGACGCTGAACGGCAGCTATAGCCAGGGCGAAGGTTATCGCCAGAGCGGCGTGGGCGCCAGCGGGACGCTGATTGCCCACCGGCACGGCGTTGTATTCTCACCGGAAAGCGGCACCACCATGGCGCTGATCGAAGCGAAAGATGCCGCTGGCGCGATGCTGCCGGGGTCGCCAGGCACCCGCATTGATAGTAACGGCTACGCCATTCTGCCGTATCTGCGGCCATACCGGATTAACTCCGTTGAAATCGACCCGAAAGGCAGCAGCGACGATGTCGCCTTCGGCAGTACCGTGGCGCAGGTCGTACCGTGGGAAGGCAGCGTGGTTAAGGTCTCTTTCGATACCACGGTGCAGAACAACATCACTCTGCAGGCGCGTCAGGCAAACGGTCTGCCGTTACCCTTCGCCGCCACGATTTTTAACCCTTCAGGGAAAGAGATTGGCGTAGTGGGCCAGGGCAGCATGATGTTTATCAGCGACGCCAGCGCGCCGCAGGCCACGGTCAAGTGGAGCGGCGGGCAGTGTTCGGTGGATTTAAGCCAGGATAAATCAAAGGAAACGCAATGTCGCTAA
- a CDS encoding flagellar brake protein: protein MTEGTIKTSKYEIIAIFREELRKQAEIEVFVNNKSTITQLTRVDFAEFHISTTSKIPAGHKVKFILHSDSGKIEFSSVLKKSYASVEGKCHKLAFTLPECIQVVQRRRDPRFRLGHEHDFFCHGRHKNGENYLFEIKDISDGGCALMTKSPNLKFLSHNATLKNAILALAEYGEITVDLVIKNVVMVTLDDNEKSDSYYQISCQFKFRQLNNKKRIEKVLLDLIMEAKRKKRV, encoded by the coding sequence ATGACAGAGGGAACGATAAAGACCAGTAAGTATGAAATCATTGCTATTTTCAGGGAAGAGTTGCGAAAGCAGGCGGAGATAGAAGTTTTTGTTAATAACAAAAGCACTATTACCCAGCTGACGCGAGTGGATTTTGCCGAGTTTCATATCTCAACCACCAGCAAAATCCCGGCAGGACATAAAGTTAAATTTATTTTGCATAGCGATTCAGGGAAAATCGAGTTTTCCTCGGTGCTAAAGAAAAGCTATGCCAGCGTTGAAGGTAAATGCCATAAGCTCGCGTTTACCCTGCCTGAATGTATCCAGGTGGTACAGCGTCGTCGCGATCCCCGATTTCGTCTTGGCCACGAGCACGACTTTTTCTGCCACGGTCGGCATAAAAATGGAGAAAACTATCTATTCGAAATCAAAGACATTTCAGATGGCGGTTGCGCTCTGATGACGAAAAGCCCCAATCTGAAATTTCTCAGCCATAACGCTACCCTCAAAAACGCTATTCTGGCGCTTGCTGAATATGGCGAAATCACCGTCGATTTAGTTATAAAAAATGTTGTCATGGTGACTTTAGATGATAACGAAAAATCGGATAGCTACTACCAGATTTCCTGCCAGTTTAAATTTCGCCAGCTTAATAACAAGAAGAGAATAGAGAAAGTGCTGCTCGACTTGATTATGGAAGCCAAGAGAAAAAAGAGAGTCTGA
- a CDS encoding aldo/keto reductase family oxidoreductase, with protein sequence MSSVKLSGTATLGDRQVYRLGYGAMQLAGPGVFGPPKDPQTAIRVLQEAVESGVNHIDTADFYGPHVTNQLIRQALHPYSDELCIVTKVSARRDEKGNWLPAMSPAELTQAVEDNLRNLGLEVLEVVNLRSMLDTHGPVEGSLEEPLTTLLELKERGLIRHIGLSNVTAKQVSDAQKLTPIVCVQNQYNVANRHDDPLIDELAAQNIAWVPFFPLGGFTPLQAQELNDVAASLDATPMQVALAWLLQRSPNILLIPGTSSLQHLHENLAAAELILPPEALAILDNLQPRS encoded by the coding sequence ATGTCCAGCGTAAAATTATCCGGTACCGCGACGTTAGGCGATCGTCAGGTTTATCGTCTGGGATACGGCGCAATGCAGCTTGCAGGTCCCGGCGTCTTCGGCCCGCCAAAAGATCCGCAAACCGCTATTCGCGTATTGCAGGAGGCCGTCGAGTCGGGCGTCAATCATATCGATACCGCCGATTTTTACGGTCCCCACGTCACTAATCAGCTTATCCGCCAGGCGCTGCATCCCTATTCCGACGAGCTGTGTATCGTCACCAAGGTCAGCGCGCGCCGCGACGAGAAAGGCAACTGGCTACCTGCAATGTCCCCTGCCGAGTTAACTCAGGCGGTGGAAGATAATCTGCGCAATCTGGGTCTCGAGGTGCTCGAGGTGGTGAATCTGCGCAGCATGCTCGATACCCATGGCCCGGTTGAAGGTTCGCTGGAAGAGCCGCTAACCACCCTGCTGGAGCTTAAAGAGCGCGGGTTAATTCGCCATATCGGGCTAAGCAACGTCACGGCAAAACAGGTGAGCGATGCACAAAAACTGACGCCGATCGTCTGCGTTCAGAATCAATATAATGTGGCAAATCGTCACGATGACCCGCTTATTGACGAACTGGCGGCGCAGAATATCGCCTGGGTACCTTTTTTCCCGCTCGGCGGTTTTACCCCGCTTCAGGCTCAGGAGCTTAACGATGTCGCCGCTTCGCTGGACGCTACGCCCATGCAGGTGGCGCTGGCCTGGCTGCTACAGCGCTCGCCGAATATCCTGCTTATTCCGGGCACCTCATCGCTACAGCACCTGCACGAAAATCTTGCCGCCGCGGAATTAATCCTTCCGCCCGAAGCGTTGGCCATTCTGGATAACCTACAGCCTCGCTCGTGA
- a CDS encoding molecular chaperone, whose product MKRIALFFCFIFSFAAHANNIIVNGTRFIYPGNEKEITVQLSNTADRPALAQAWLDNGNADATPDTITTPFIITPPISRVDAKSGQTLRIKLGSSAGLAKDKETLWWLNLLEIPPVEASQKNEGQNILQLAIRSRFKFIYRPAGLGNRDAAAEKLVLSANGSSLSLSNPTPFYITVSRISRNGGKALNSKTVMLTPQSSQTITLSSTVSKGETLTVNNINDYGADVAVKVAVK is encoded by the coding sequence ATGAAGCGTATTGCCCTTTTTTTCTGTTTCATTTTTAGTTTTGCGGCCCATGCCAATAATATTATTGTTAATGGCACCCGCTTTATTTATCCAGGAAATGAAAAAGAAATAACGGTGCAGCTCTCCAACACCGCCGACCGTCCGGCGCTGGCGCAAGCCTGGCTGGACAATGGCAATGCCGACGCGACGCCGGATACCATTACTACGCCGTTTATTATCACGCCGCCTATTTCCCGCGTCGATGCAAAAAGCGGTCAGACTCTGCGTATTAAGCTTGGCAGCAGCGCGGGGCTCGCTAAAGACAAAGAGACGCTGTGGTGGCTTAACCTTCTGGAAATTCCGCCGGTCGAGGCCAGCCAGAAAAATGAAGGGCAAAATATTCTCCAGCTGGCGATTCGTTCCCGCTTTAAGTTTATTTACCGTCCTGCCGGGTTAGGCAACCGCGACGCTGCGGCAGAGAAATTAGTGCTTTCCGCTAACGGCAGCAGCCTGTCGCTCAGTAACCCGACGCCTTTTTATATCACCGTCAGCCGTATCTCCCGCAACGGAGGCAAAGCGCTAAACAGCAAAACGGTGATGTTGACCCCGCAGTCCAGCCAGACCATCACCCTTTCTTCCACGGTGAGCAAAGGCGAGACCCTGACCGTTAACAACATTAATGATTATGGCGCCGATGTCGCAGTGAAAGTTGCCGTCAAATAA
- a CDS encoding fimbrial protein, whose amino-acid sequence MRDAAQLKNIPRLIQLILLSGALMVSSTWAFETNYERGRVDFAGRVTDISCSVALNGGNNAGSGSVWLAPVSLAEVHERGAGAFMKPQSFTLELSECQLRHCGAADHDAIGLVNVRWVDGFMVNAVSNENAGYLANTRADGARNIFLALSTNDNNTLDKSNKIVPADPLQNRVPLVEKAVEGGVFTYYIGYVTPAPEKATSGPLTSWATWELVYN is encoded by the coding sequence ATGCGTGATGCAGCACAGCTTAAAAATATCCCACGACTCATCCAGCTGATTCTGCTAAGCGGAGCGCTGATGGTCTCTTCGACATGGGCTTTTGAGACCAACTACGAGCGAGGGCGAGTGGATTTTGCCGGGCGGGTGACCGATATCTCCTGTAGCGTGGCGCTAAACGGCGGCAACAATGCGGGAAGCGGCAGCGTCTGGCTGGCGCCGGTTAGCCTGGCGGAAGTACACGAACGCGGAGCCGGAGCGTTTATGAAACCGCAGTCCTTTACCCTGGAACTGTCGGAGTGCCAGCTGCGCCACTGCGGCGCAGCAGACCACGACGCGATCGGCCTGGTTAACGTGCGCTGGGTCGACGGATTTATGGTCAATGCCGTCAGCAATGAAAATGCCGGTTATCTGGCGAATACGCGCGCGGACGGCGCCAGGAATATTTTTCTCGCGCTATCAACGAACGACAATAATACGCTGGATAAAAGCAATAAAATTGTTCCGGCCGACCCATTACAAAATCGGGTTCCGCTGGTAGAGAAGGCGGTAGAGGGGGGCGTATTTACTTATTACATTGGCTACGTTACGCCAGCGCCGGAAAAAGCAACCAGCGGTCCGTTGACCAGCTGGGCGACATGGGAATTAGTTTATAATTAA